Proteins from a single region of Salvia hispanica cultivar TCC Black 2014 unplaced genomic scaffold, UniMelb_Shisp_WGS_1.0 HiC_scaffold_502, whole genome shotgun sequence:
- the LOC125199437 gene encoding AP2/ERF and B3 domain-containing transcription repressor RAV2-like: MDGSSVDESSTTDSLSMTPPRPRPLPPVKSLDRVGSGASVVLDAEHGVEAESRKLPSSRFKGVVPQPNGRWGAQIYEKHQRVWLGTFNEEDEAARAYDTAAQRFRGRDAVTNFKPLSDDAEAAFLSSHSKAEVVDMLRKHTYGDELDQSRRCFGAAGGNRSPTNQSGFSSAKAREPLFEKAVTPSDVGKLNRLVIPKQHAERHFPLQSGNSSKGVLLNFEDVNGKVWRFRYSYWNSSQSYVLTKGWSRFVKEKDLRAGDVVSFQRSTGPDKQLYIDWKVMSGREAEPAGSNRVQMVRLFGVNIFECGSGKRAREMDDMEIMSAKKQRIIDVL, from the coding sequence ATGGACGGAAGCTCCGTCGACGAGAGCAGCACCACCGACTCCCTATCAATGACGCCGCCCCGGCCCCGGCCCCTGCCCCCGGTCAAGTCCCTTGACCGGGTCGGCAGCGGCGCCAGCGTGGTCCTGGACGCGGAGCACGGCGTCGAGGCGGAGTCGAGGAAGCTCCCATCCTCCCGCTTCAAGGGCGTGGTCCCGCAGCCCAACGGGCGGTGGGGCGCGCAAATCTACGAGAAGCACCAGCGCGTGTGGCTCGGCACCTTCAACGAGGAGGACGAGGCCGCCCGCGCCTACGACACCGCCGCCCAGCGCTTCCGCGGCCGCGACGCCGTCACCAACTTCAAGCCGCTCTCCGACGACGCCGAGGCCGCCTTCCTCAGCTCCCACTCCAAGGCCGAGGTCGTCGACATGCTCCGAAAGCACACCTACGGCGACGAGCTCGACCAGAGCCGCCGCTGCTTCGGCGCCGCCGGAGGGAACAGATCGCCGACGAATCAAAGCGGTTTCTCCTCGGCCAAGGCGCGGGAGCCGCTGTTCGAGAAGGCGGTGACGCCCAGCGACGTCGGCAAATTGAACCGGCTCGTGATACCGAAGCAGCACGCGGAGAGGCATTTCCCTCTGCAGAGTGGGAACAGCAGCAAAGGAGTGTTGCTCAATTTCGAAGATGTGAACGGGAAAGTGTGGAGATTTCGGTATTCGTATTGGAATAGTAGCCAGAGCTATGTGCTAACCAAGGGGTGGAGCCGGTTCGTGAAGGAGAAGGATCTGCGGGCCGGGGATGTTGTGAGTTTCCAGCGCTCGACCGGCCCGGATAAGCAGCTGTACATTGATTGGAAAGTGATGAGCGGAAGGGAGGCTGAGCCGGCCGGTTCGAACCGGGTTCAGATGGTGAGGTTGTTTGGGGTGAATATATTTGAGTGCGGAAGTGGGAAGAGGGCGAGGGAGATGGACGATATGGAGATTATGAGCGCCAAGAAACAAAGGATTATTGATGTTTTGTAG